A genomic region of Cannabis sativa cultivar Pink pepper isolate KNU-18-1 chromosome 1, ASM2916894v1, whole genome shotgun sequence contains the following coding sequences:
- the LOC115704833 gene encoding probable pectinesterase 50 produces the protein MALLSVSALSVSLLIIAAVVVVVSADDNVPVPENKADINKWFNANIKPFSERKSTLDPELVKAEEASRTIKVRKDGSGDFKTISEAVKTVPADNTKRVIIEIGPGEYNEKVKIDFTQHFVTLIGSSQTDRPVISHGDTAKVYGTVDSATVIVLAKYFVGANLIIKNSAPRPDPYKKDGQALAMRINGDKGAFYNCKFLGYQDTLCDDRGNHFFKNCYIEGTVDFIFGRGTSLYLNADLFVYGEKGLTVVTAQGRNAESENTGYSFVHSVIRGSGKGTTYLGRPWGGMPRVIYAYTEMTKVVHPGGWTIKDPKDAGKLYYGEYKSTGEGSNVAKREKFAKHLTANEVKPFITLGYIQASKWLLPPPKLAGSTKISRGLRTNFKTDSYYLN, from the exons ATGGCTCTACTCTCAGTCTCGGCCTTATCAGTATCGTTACTCATCATTGCCGCCGTGGTGGTGGTGGTATCGGCGGACGACAATGTGCCGGTACCGGAAAACAAGGCAGACATAAACAAATGGTTTAACGCAAACATAAAGCCATTCTCGGAGAGAAAATCGACGCTGGACCCAGAGTTGGTGAAGGCTGAAGAAGCATCTAGGACCattaaagttagaaaagacGGTAGTGGAGACTTCAAAACCATATCTGAGGCCGTTAAAACGGTACCGGCGGACAACACGAAAAGGGTGATCATCGAGATTGGACCAGGTGAGTACAATGAGAAGGTGAAGATCGACTTCACTCAACACTTCGTTACATTAATTGGTTCTTCCCAAACGGACAGACCCGTTATCAGCCACGGTGATACGGCCAAGGTGTACGGTACTGTGGATAGCGCCACCGTCATTGTCTTGGCCAAATACTTCGTTGGTGCTAATCTCATTATTAAG AATTCTGCGCCGAGACCGGATCCGTACAAGAAAGATGGTCAAGCTCTGGCAATGAGAATTAATGGAGATAAAGGAGCCTTTTATAACTGCAAATTCCTTGGATATCAAGATACGCTTTGTGATGACAGAGGAAATCACTTTTTTAAGAACTGTTATATTGAGGGTACCGTTGATTTCATCTTCGGCAGAGGAACATCTTTGTATttg AACGCGGACCTATTTGTGTACGGTGAAAAAGGACTAACAGTGGTAACAGCACAAGGAAGAAATGCTGAATCAGAGAACACAGGATATTCATTTGTGCACAGTGTTATTCGTGGCTCTGGGAAAGGCACTACCTATTTGGGGAGACCTTGGGGTGGCATGCCTCGAGTCATTTATGCCTACACTGAAATGACCAAGGTTGTCCACCCCGGTGGATGGACCATCAAGGACCCTAAAGACGCCGG TAAACTTTACTACGGAGAATATAAGAGTACGGGAGAAGGGTCAAACGTAGCTAAAAGAGAAAAATTCGCTAAGCACTTAACGGCTAATGAAGTTAAACCTTTTATTACACTGGGCTACATTCAAGCTTCCAAGTGGTTGCTCCCTCCTCCAAAATTGGCTGGTTCTACTAAGATTTCCAGGGGTCTAAGAACAAATTTTAAAACAGattcttattatttaaattaa